The DNA segment ATGCCCCTTCCAACACCGCTGCCTCAGACTTTAACTAACAAGTCCCTTTTATTTCATCCAAGAGTGGCAGAGGAAGCACAAATATTACTAAGTGTTCGTAATGAAAACTTAGTGCCGCaattaatattatctttatcTCAAACTTCATCCGATCATATTGAATTGAAAGATAATTATGCAAATGCAGAACAGCCTTTGGAAACCGAGCAAAATACGCCGGAGTTACTTAAggcaattttacaaataaatccGCATGTGTTTAAGGGGCCTCAATACAATTCACCACGAAACTGGGCCCAAGGCACACCTATGATGCATACCAATCAAACATCCGCTAATTACGAACGATTTTCTCCATCCTACTCGAGTTCTTCAGGGTCGAGACAGACGCCTCAAGGTAGTCCAGCTCATCCTGCTGCTGCTAGAACAGTGCTACCCCCGCCTGGCGGCATAAACCCACTACCCAACATGACTCCGCAACCAAATATGTATTCTCCAGCACATATGAGTTCTCCTGGGACGCCGTTAACAACTCTCGGTAATGTAACACCTCAACACCACAATATGGCTGGTATGACACCTCAACATAATATGCATATGGCATCTCCTATGCGTGCTAATATACCTTTACAACAACATCAACCTATTAATATCCAGCAAAATATGTACGATCCTATGATGAATCAACAAGTACATCATCCATTAGGAAATCATCAACCAATGGACATTGATAGTACAGTGCAAGAAAATCAGCAGTTTTTACTTGATCCAGTCACAGGTCTTCCTGACATTGATATACCGATAGAAAATATCGAAGCGAAACAGCAGAGCATGGATAACGTGACGCAACATCTGTTATCTACAACGGAAACCACGTCTTATCCAAGCATGGATACCACCGACATGGTAAATACATTAAACACTACGACACCAGTAGTAATACAGCACCAACAGAACAACAATTCAGAAAAGGGGATGAAAATACCCGTTTCTTTGCCGGAGAAATTAAAAGAGCCGATTGTCATGTTGGACAGACTATCCTTAGCAGATCAAGCTTTGATGCAGAAGAGTCTAACCGCGTTTGCTGAGAAGTCGCCAAGCCGGGCCGCGAAGATGGGCATTTCCAATCGTGAAGATGTAAAGTCTGAGTCTGATAGCGAGGAAGAAAtcggtaaaaataataaatatttcaaagcacGCGCGAAAGAGCGTCAGgttcaaagagaaaaagagaaagccgAGAGGAAGAAGAGCGAAGATAAAACGCGCAGACGAAAAAGGATAATAGATGATGATGACGAAGACGAGAAGAAAGAACCTTTTACACCCACGAAACCAAAAATCCGCAAAGTAGAAAAGAAACTTGTTCCTGTATTGGCTAAACTTAGCGTGGAGGAGCTGATGGAAACTAATACGTATCAACGTTTCAACACAACCATCGAAACGATATTTGAAAACACAGAAGATATAGCAACTAATGCCGAATTGGATGACGATGGTGATGTGCCTCCAGAATTATTAATTCCTAAATACCAATTACACGATTTATGCACAGAAGCAGCTAAATTGAAAGCATTAGGAGCAATGGAGTCGATTCCAGCAGATAGATTGGTTAGACTATTAAacattttagagaaaaatattcggGATGGAGCCAAGGTGTCTCCGTTGGCAGATCCGGACGACGATGTTGATGAAAGTCGATTATGGACACAGCTGGCCATGGAGAGAGTACAACGTGCTGTGGATGCGTCTTTAATTGCATTACACATCATGACATCTAGCAACATGCCAAAAATGGTCTACCTGGAAGACGTGATCGACAGAATAGTCCTTTTCATGAAGTTTCAATTGCAGAATACTATTTATCCTTCATTCGATCCGGTTTACAAAATAGACACAAAAAACAAGACTGACAATTATAATTCTAGTGGTCGTAAGAAAAGAGGTCATATGAAAGAAGTCCGTGAGAAGAGTATCCTTCAAGTATACAACAAAATGCACGAATTAGTTGGTCTTCTTGCTGAACTATTAAACATCCAGGTTCTAACAGACACTAGTGTTCTTCATGCCTCTACATTAGGTGTCGCGCCATTTTTTGTTGAATCTGTTAGTGATCTTCAATTGAGCGCTTTAAAATTGGTCACGATAATATTTACTAAGTACGAGAAGCATAGGAGATTGTTGTTAGATGATATTTTGGCGTCTATAGCTCGACTTCCTAGCAGCAAAAGGAGTCTAAGAACTTACAGGTTAAATTCTGAAGATCACATACAGATGTTGACAGCGTTGGTCTTACAGCTGATTCAATGCGTTGTTGTATTACCCGAAAATGTACTCCCACAACATAAGAAGTCACAAGATGatgaagagaagaaagaagagaaaaaaacaaATTACGTAGATGCAGATGTCCTAATCATAAACAAGTACGAAACCGCCACCAGAATAGCggggaattttttaacggtgtTCCTGAACAAATGCGGCAGCAAAGGTGAGGAAATTGATTACAGGCCACTGTTCGAGAATTTTGTGCAAGATCTGTTGGCTACGGTCAACAAACCGGAATGGCCAGCAGCTGAGTTGCTTCTGAGTTTACTTGGAAACTTGCTGGTGGGtcatttttctaataaaagttCAGATATGGCGCTCAGGGTGGCCTCCATCGATTACCTCGGCGTTGTCGCAGCCAGATTAAGGAAGGACGCGGTAAGTTCTCAATGCAAACTATCTACTATTGACCAGATCATAAAGGACATCAAGATTGAACAGCAAAAGGACTCCGAATATGACCAAGTGAAAGATAAAGAGATTGCAGGTTTGAGCGAGGACGAAGAGCGGACGGGTTTTTTACAGAAAGTGCTTCTAGACTACTTGGCTGTAAACGGAACCAAGGACTCTGCCTTAGGTTACGCCCGCCATTTCTATCTAGCACAATGGTATAGAGATTGTGCGTTAGAAAAATCCAGGGTTGGTCAGGTAAAGAATAGTCCCAGTAAGAAAATGCATAAGAAGAGAGTGAAAAAGAAACACAAGCATCACACGAGTGATCAGGAATCAAAATCAGAATTAGATGAACCTGATGCCGATGAAAACGACAATAACGAACAAAAGTACTCAGAAACATACCGAATcatagaagagaaaaagaagtacATTATAAGTAGAATAAGGCCGTATAGCACTGGTACGAAACCGGATATTCTTCagacatatatcgattataATTCAGCAGAACTGATATCACAGTATCTCGCTTCGAAAAGGCCGTTTTCGCAGAGTTTCGATCGATACCTGAAGCAGATCCTACACGTGCTCACAGAGTCGTCTATAGCGATCAGGACAAAGGCGATGAAGTGCCTGACGATGATCGTTGAAGCGGATCCAAGCGTTTTGGCGCGAGTGGACATGCAGCTGGGTGTAAAGCATTCGTTTCTAGACCATGCGACGTCGGTGCGCGAGGCAGCCGTCGATCTGGTAGGAAAATTTGTACTAAGTAGGCCCGAATTAATAGATAAATACTACGACATGCTATCAGCTAGAATTCTTGATACTGGCGTTAGCGTTCGTAAGCGCGTAATCAAGATTCTCAAGGATATCTGCATGGAGTGTCCTGACTTTCCCAAGATCCCGGAGATCTGCGTGAAGATGATCAGACGAGTGAACGACGAGGAAGGTATTAGAAAATTGGTAATGGAGGTGTTTCAAAATATGTGGTTCACACCGGTCAGAGAACGTCCCACGTTAGATTCCGAGTCATTGCTAAGGAAGGTCATGAATATCACGGATGTTGTGGCAGCTAGTAAAGATATGGGTTTGGAGTGGTTCGAACAGCTGCTGGTTAGCTTGTTCAAGCCCAAGGAAGACAAAGACGATAGTACAAAGATGAAAACCGAGCCCACAAAGGCATTATTGACGGCGTGCAAACAAATTGTTGATTGCTTGATTGAAAACGTTCTTCGACTAGAAGAGACGAACCTGGAAGAGTCTGAGAAGTCTGAGAAAAAAGGATCCTCTCAAAGATTGGTCGCTTGTTTGACAACCTTGTATTTGTTTGCTAAGATACGACCGCAATTGCTAGTCAATCACGCGATCACGTTACAGCCTTATTTGAGCTTGAAGTGTCAAACGCAGGGCGATTATCAGATTATCAGTAGCGTAGCTCACACATTGGAGTTAGTCGTACCACTGATGGAACATCCTAGCGAGACTTTTTTAGCACAGTTGGAAGAGGATTCGGTGAAGCTGATTTTGCAACACGATAGATCTGTCGTGGCTAGCTGTCTTTCTTGCTTAGGTTCA comes from the Bombus terrestris chromosome 8, iyBomTerr1.2, whole genome shotgun sequence genome and includes:
- the LOC100643330 gene encoding nipped-B-like protein, yielding MNLKVHIRTLDLISIIFFVQAVMPEQVKFKMNGVIPSVPITTLAGIASLTDLLPEMPLPTPLPQTLTNKSLLFHPRVAEEAQILLSVRNENLVPQLILSLSQTSSDHIELKDNYANAEQPLETEQNTPELLKAILQINPHVFKGPQYNSPRNWAQGTPMMHTNQTSANYERFSPSYSSSSGSRQTPQGSPAHPAAARTVLPPPGGINPLPNMTPQPNMYSPAHMSSPGTPLTTLGNVTPQHHNMAGMTPQHNMHMASPMRANIPLQQHQPINIQQNMYDPMMNQQVHHPLGNHQPMDIDSTVQENQQFLLDPVTGLPDIDIPIENIEAKQQSMDNVTQHLLSTTETTSYPSMDTTDMVNTLNTTTPVVIQHQQNNNSEKGMKIPVSLPEKLKEPIVMLDRLSLADQALMQKSLTAFAEKSPSRAAKMGISNREDVKSESDSEEEIGKNNKYFKARAKERQVQREKEKAERKKSEDKTRRRKRIIDDDDEDEKKEPFTPTKPKIRKVEKKLVPVLAKLSVEELMETNTYQRFNTTIETIFENTEDIATNAELDDDGDVPPELLIPKYQLHDLCTEAAKLKALGAMESIPADRLVRLLNILEKNIRDGAKVSPLADPDDDVDESRLWTQLAMERVQRAVDASLIALHIMTSSNMPKMVYLEDVIDRIVLFMKFQLQNTIYPSFDPVYKIDTKNKTDNYNSSGRKKRGHMKEVREKSILQVYNKMHELVGLLAELLNIQVLTDTSVLHASTLGVAPFFVESVSDLQLSALKLVTIIFTKYEKHRRLLLDDILASIARLPSSKRSLRTYRLNSEDHIQMLTALVLQLIQCVVVLPENVLPQHKKSQDDEEKKEEKKTNYVDADVLIINKYETATRIAGNFLTVFLNKCGSKGEEIDYRPLFENFVQDLLATVNKPEWPAAELLLSLLGNLLVGHFSNKSSDMALRVASIDYLGVVAARLRKDAVSSQCKLSTIDQIIKDIKIEQQKDSEYDQVKDKEIAGLSEDEERTGFLQKVLLDYLAVNGTKDSALGYARHFYLAQWYRDCALEKSRVGQVKNSPSKKMHKKRVKKKHKHHTSDQESKSELDEPDADENDNNEQKYSETYRIIEEKKKYIISRIRPYSTGTKPDILQTYIDYNSAELISQYLASKRPFSQSFDRYLKQILHVLTESSIAIRTKAMKCLTMIVEADPSVLARVDMQLGVKHSFLDHATSVREAAVDLVGKFVLSRPELIDKYYDMLSARILDTGVSVRKRVIKILKDICMECPDFPKIPEICVKMIRRVNDEEGIRKLVMEVFQNMWFTPVRERPTLDSESLLRKVMNITDVVAASKDMGLEWFEQLLVSLFKPKEDKDDSTKMKTEPTKALLTACKQIVDCLIENVLRLEETNLEESEKSEKKGSSQRLVACLTTLYLFAKIRPQLLVNHAITLQPYLSLKCQTQGDYQIISSVAHTLELVVPLMEHPSETFLAQLEEDSVKLILQHDRSVVASCLSCLGSIVNNVTRNFKLIRDCFKKYYGHLTEYKSFYEKDPTNPMLLKYRPFVRRALFTVGLLLRHFNFTDPEVIEGLAENIKDQVFETLNYFVHLDNDDIRHFTLSAIGSLCIRHYEFMLLPELKELYHHLLTSENALVHMRIQVLNNVEVYLQEEDKRMIKQDMEWAKMSKQENLKEMGDVSSGMASTVIQLYVKEILESFLHVNISVRHAALKVIQLILAQGLVHPVQIVPYLICMSTDCEKAVSHSADKQLQDIEKKYPGFIHMKSQLGIKLSYRLQKILQNDITVRGMRVKDGEFPGALNGFLYTILRNTKQQRRAIVLSFLKQFDESAKTSLSQMLYLADNLAYFTYQVQDEPLFIIHHIDIIISMSGTNLVQSFKEALLPKEGSSQSQLQHHHQHQQHQAHASIGPDGQPRPDQLLSVLEDEEDDEEDEEALLARLPEDTTLLRDYITASQGFLLLLTLRQHLKDLYGFSDQKIGQYSPTEAAKVYEKAVSRKSNLLFKPKATLQRLKEGVSSAELDSDGRRKLVKEYLDFKQLMLKFDLEEPEEDTNEVI